One window of Labilithrix sp. genomic DNA carries:
- a CDS encoding ABC transporter ATP-binding protein — protein MSGSVAPGSRGLGPASRRPSRVTPFRGTLPPDDATRVLDISGVNKRFGDKIVLEDVSFHVPIGEFLCLSGPNGAGKSTLLKCILGLLEPDSGTIRIAGLPVEKGRSKIGYVPQRKAFDRDFPASPMEVIVANLRGRWPMKISSEEKDIAIAMLKRTGAEAYANAQMRDLSGGETQRVFLARALATKPELLVLDEPTAGVDVGGRAAIIDLMAEISASDSIAAILVTHNLQAIARCAERVVYLERTVKAWGLWSELSGDQELTAIQLSGDHKALQMDGD, from the coding sequence GTGAGCGGGAGCGTCGCCCCCGGCTCGCGCGGCCTCGGCCCGGCGTCGCGGCGCCCGTCGCGCGTCACGCCCTTCCGCGGCACGCTCCCGCCCGACGACGCGACGCGCGTGCTCGACATCAGCGGCGTGAACAAGCGCTTCGGCGACAAGATCGTCCTCGAGGACGTCTCGTTCCACGTCCCGATCGGCGAGTTCCTCTGCCTCTCCGGCCCCAACGGCGCCGGCAAGAGCACGCTCCTCAAGTGCATCCTCGGCCTGCTCGAGCCGGACAGCGGGACGATCCGCATCGCGGGGCTGCCGGTCGAGAAGGGGCGCTCCAAGATCGGCTACGTCCCGCAGCGGAAGGCGTTCGATCGCGACTTCCCCGCGTCGCCGATGGAGGTCATCGTCGCGAACCTGCGCGGCCGCTGGCCGATGAAGATCTCGAGCGAGGAGAAGGACATCGCGATCGCGATGCTGAAGCGCACCGGCGCCGAGGCGTACGCCAACGCGCAGATGCGGGACCTCTCCGGCGGTGAGACGCAGCGCGTGTTCCTCGCGCGCGCGCTCGCGACGAAGCCCGAGCTCCTCGTCCTCGACGAGCCCACCGCCGGCGTCGACGTCGGCGGCCGCGCCGCGATCATCGATCTGATGGCGGAGATCAGCGCGTCCGACTCGATCGCGGCGATCCTCGTCACGCACAACCTGCAGGCGATCGCACGATGTGCGGAGCGCGTCGTCTACCTCGAGCGCACGGTCAAGGCGTGGGGGCTGTGGTCGGAGCTCTCCGGCGACCAGGAGCTCACCGCCATCCAGCTCTCGGGCGACCACAAAGCGCTGCAAATGGACGGCGACTGA
- a CDS encoding TonB C-terminal domain-containing protein: protein MTRSPETPIILWICAAVCAHFLFAEGGGTIAEHYEDSSYLLGMGARARGAAATRDQTVDIITNEDGKAEEEEPKPEEPKLEAKKEEKKPDEKKPEPPKPEVKKPEPPPPAPVKIAVQEEDPLKKLDQTPLKQDNRIAVKQHVADKKQEDNPNAKFIADEANKVQEESVATQTSHDEDDPNPTPGANKLAGPKDRVGDSEKTKIAESEEHKGEQNKAPGEKGTEFDIQHDNKPIDRPMGPVAAASLPPSEAIPRAGGDGRTPGQTSQNQPQPQLVPGAPPTDSPEVAQGGSNGTWIVNPMRPGATNDPSTGVPGTTNQKQPIAQNQPSTKWLGLGGQAAPGQLNLNLSQNGVVAAVGADQLRKEREADGERRKSEHRGSWTASSFERWRNAIENYVSSVKPGNQTSLNTAAVPFASYLNTIHNRIHPIFADNFLGSLDSLPKTHPMNNPKMVTRLEIVVSPKEGRIVKMGIVKTSGITAFDIAALDSVNRAQPFGPAPGAIVSPDGNVYLHWEFHRDEVFACSTMHARPFMLNTPAKPQSPEPEPPGSPNSPTRERGAPPPVNVQGTREGRLELPPLSRPLTAG, encoded by the coding sequence ATGACGCGCAGTCCCGAAACCCCGATCATCCTCTGGATCTGCGCCGCCGTGTGCGCGCACTTCCTGTTCGCCGAGGGCGGAGGGACGATCGCGGAGCACTACGAGGACTCGAGCTACCTCCTCGGGATGGGCGCGCGCGCCCGCGGCGCCGCCGCGACGCGGGACCAGACCGTCGACATCATCACGAACGAGGACGGCAAGGCGGAGGAGGAAGAGCCGAAGCCGGAGGAGCCGAAGCTCGAGGCGAAGAAGGAAGAGAAGAAGCCGGACGAGAAGAAGCCGGAGCCGCCGAAGCCGGAGGTGAAGAAGCCCGAGCCGCCGCCGCCGGCGCCGGTGAAGATCGCGGTGCAGGAGGAAGACCCGCTCAAGAAGCTGGATCAGACCCCGCTGAAGCAAGACAACCGCATCGCCGTGAAGCAGCACGTCGCCGACAAGAAGCAAGAGGACAACCCCAACGCGAAGTTCATCGCGGACGAGGCGAACAAGGTCCAAGAGGAGAGCGTCGCGACGCAGACCTCACACGACGAGGACGATCCGAACCCCACCCCGGGCGCGAACAAGCTCGCGGGCCCGAAGGATCGCGTCGGCGACAGCGAGAAGACGAAGATCGCCGAGAGCGAGGAGCACAAGGGCGAGCAGAACAAGGCGCCGGGCGAGAAGGGCACCGAGTTCGACATCCAGCACGACAACAAGCCGATCGATCGCCCGATGGGCCCGGTCGCCGCCGCGAGCCTCCCGCCGTCCGAAGCCATACCGCGCGCGGGCGGCGACGGCCGCACGCCGGGGCAGACCTCGCAGAACCAGCCGCAGCCGCAGCTCGTCCCCGGCGCGCCCCCGACCGACAGCCCGGAGGTCGCGCAAGGCGGCTCGAACGGCACCTGGATCGTGAACCCGATGCGTCCGGGCGCGACGAACGATCCGAGCACGGGCGTCCCCGGCACGACGAACCAGAAGCAGCCGATCGCGCAGAACCAGCCGAGCACGAAGTGGCTCGGGCTCGGCGGCCAGGCCGCGCCGGGCCAGCTCAACTTGAACCTCTCCCAGAACGGCGTCGTCGCGGCGGTGGGCGCCGATCAGCTCCGCAAGGAGCGCGAGGCGGACGGCGAGCGGCGCAAGAGCGAACATCGCGGATCGTGGACCGCGTCGAGCTTCGAGCGCTGGCGCAACGCGATCGAGAACTACGTGTCGAGCGTGAAGCCGGGGAACCAGACCTCGCTCAACACCGCGGCGGTGCCGTTCGCCTCGTACCTCAACACGATCCACAACCGCATCCACCCCATCTTCGCGGACAACTTCCTCGGCTCGCTCGACTCGCTGCCGAAGACGCACCCGATGAACAACCCGAAGATGGTGACGCGCCTCGAGATCGTGGTGAGCCCGAAGGAGGGGCGCATCGTGAAGATGGGCATCGTGAAGACGAGCGGCATCACCGCGTTCGACATCGCGGCGCTCGACAGCGTGAACCGCGCGCAGCCCTTCGGCCCCGCCCCGGGCGCGATCGTGAGCCCGGACGGCAACGTGTACCTCCACTGGGAGTTCCACCGCGACGAGGTCTTCGCGTGCTCCACGATGCACGCGCGCCCCTTCATGCTGAACACCCCCGCCAAGCCGCAGAGCCCGGAGCCGGAGCCCCCCGGCAGCCCCAACTCCCCCACGCGCGAGCGCGGCGCGCCGCCGCCGGTCAACGTGCAAGGTACACGCGAAGGCAGGCTCGAGCTCCCGCCGCTCTCGCGCCCGCTCACCGCCGGCTGA